One genomic region from Frateuria soli encodes:
- a CDS encoding alpha-amylase family glycosyl hydrolase, with protein MRLHGKAMLAGGLLAALLPFACPAGDGVIGNHSPEERAYAQPHSPSRSSGVWYEIFVRAWYDTDGDGTGDLKGVTAKLDYLQSLGVDGIWLMPINPSPSYHGYDVTDYRRINPQYGTLADFHQLIDAAHERGIRVIMDLVVNHTSDRHPWFLAARDPGDPHHNWYTWAGPHAQLRATSATGGPAWHALGRQHYLGTFTGAMPDLHFDTPAVREAIDDVGRYWLAQGVDGFRLDAAQHVYYDFAAQADDPAVLRKNLQWWRSFHQAMKQADPDVYLVGEVTREQPAELEPWFGPLDAVFDFPLATQLVASAREERPGALNALLQRLAHAIPTGQDAPFLSNHDQERVMSQLHGNVQHMRMAAAMLLTLPGQPFIYYGEELGMRGTKPDPDLREPMRWHRAAHGPGESRWKRFSAGDGPGVSVDAQQGDAHSLLAWYRMLIGWRHELPVLREGALRVPGIANPSLAGWELDGDGADVLVLHNLSGKPQTLELADTLARFGRLRLASTPDAHLAGGRLHLPPYATVVLQ; from the coding sequence ATGCGGCTGCACGGGAAGGCAATGCTCGCCGGCGGGCTTCTTGCCGCGCTGTTGCCGTTCGCCTGCCCCGCGGGCGATGGCGTGATCGGCAATCATTCGCCGGAAGAGCGCGCGTACGCGCAACCGCATTCACCGTCCCGTTCGTCGGGCGTGTGGTACGAGATCTTCGTGCGGGCCTGGTACGACACCGACGGCGACGGTACCGGTGACCTCAAGGGCGTCACCGCCAAGCTCGACTACCTCCAGTCGCTCGGCGTCGACGGCATCTGGCTGATGCCGATCAACCCCTCGCCCAGTTACCACGGCTATGACGTCACCGACTATCGCCGGATCAACCCGCAGTACGGCACGCTCGCCGATTTCCATCAGCTGATCGATGCGGCCCATGAGCGCGGCATCCGCGTCATCATGGACCTGGTGGTCAACCACACCAGCGACCGGCATCCGTGGTTCCTTGCGGCCCGCGATCCGGGCGATCCGCACCACAACTGGTATACCTGGGCCGGACCGCACGCCCAACTTCGGGCGACCAGCGCCACCGGCGGACCCGCCTGGCACGCTCTGGGCAGGCAGCATTACCTGGGCACCTTCACCGGTGCGATGCCGGACCTCCACTTCGACACACCCGCCGTGCGAGAGGCGATCGACGACGTCGGCCGCTACTGGCTCGCGCAGGGTGTCGACGGCTTCCGCCTGGATGCGGCCCAGCACGTGTACTACGACTTCGCGGCGCAGGCGGATGACCCCGCGGTACTGCGCAAGAACCTCCAATGGTGGAGGTCCTTCCACCAGGCTATGAAGCAGGCGGATCCGGATGTCTACCTGGTCGGCGAAGTCACGCGCGAGCAGCCGGCCGAGCTCGAACCCTGGTTCGGCCCGCTGGATGCGGTGTTCGATTTCCCGCTTGCCACCCAGCTCGTCGCCAGCGCGCGCGAAGAACGCCCGGGTGCGCTGAACGCCCTGCTCCAACGCCTTGCGCACGCGATCCCGACCGGTCAGGACGCGCCGTTCCTCTCCAACCACGACCAGGAAAGGGTGATGAGCCAGCTGCACGGCAACGTGCAGCACATGCGCATGGCCGCCGCGATGTTGCTCACCCTGCCCGGTCAGCCGTTCATCTACTACGGCGAGGAGCTGGGCATGCGCGGCACCAAGCCCGACCCGGACCTGCGCGAACCGATGCGCTGGCATCGAGCCGCGCACGGCCCCGGCGAGAGCCGCTGGAAGCGTTTCAGCGCCGGCGATGGCCCCGGCGTTTCGGTCGACGCCCAACAGGGCGACGCGCACTCGCTGCTCGCCTGGTATCGCATGCTCATCGGCTGGCGCCACGAACTGCCCGTGCTGCGGGAGGGTGCGCTTCGCGTGCCGGGCATTGCCAATCCGAGTCTGGCCGGCTGGGAACTGGACGGCGACGGCGCCGACGTGCTGGTGCTACACAACCTCTCGGGCAAGCCCCAGACGCTCGAGCTGGCCGACACGCTGGCACGCTTCGGTCGGTTGCGGCTGGCCAGCACGCCCGATGCGCACCTCGCCGGCGGCCGGCTGCACCTGCCCCCCTACGCCACCGTGGTGCTGCAGTGA